A window of Castanea sativa cultivar Marrone di Chiusa Pesio chromosome 1, ASM4071231v1 contains these coding sequences:
- the LOC142621536 gene encoding triphosphate tunnel metalloenzyme 3-like, which yields MEVEVKLRLPDAVAHRHVTTLLSPFHVATHRQENHFFDGSSGELSSRRATLRLRFSDNDPLCVVTLKAKAVIVDGVSRVEEDEEPLDPSIGRDCVAEPEKILSSAAESRVLRRAKEEFGALGFVGLGGFRNVREVYEWKGLKLEVDETDFGFGTLYEIECESSDPEEAKKLIEELLKDNGIDYSYSVTSKFAIFRSGNLPGYPRQ from the exons ATGGAGGTCGAGGTCAAGCTGCGGCTTCCTGACGCCGTGGCCCACCGCCACGTCACCACACTCCTCTCCCCATTCCACGTCGCCACCCACCGCCAAGAGAACCACTTCTTCGACGGCTCTTCCGGCGAGCTCTCATCGCGCCGAGCCACCCTCCGTCTCCGATTCTCCGACAACGACCCTCTCTGCGTCGTCACTCTCAAGGCCAAAGCCGTCATCGTCGACGGCGTCAGCCGCGTCGAGGAGGACGAGGAACCGTTGGACCCGTCGATCGGAAGAGACTGCGTGGCCGAGCCGGAGAAGATTCTTTCGAGCGCGGCGGAGTCTAGGGTTTTGAGGAGGGCGAAGGAGGAGTTTGGGGCGCTAGGGTTTGTGGGGTTAGGAGGGTTTCGGAATGTGAGGGAGGTGTATGAATGGAAAGGTTTGAAATTGGAGGTGGATGAGACTGATTTCGGGTTTGGGACTCTGTATGAGATTGAATGCGAAAGTAGTGATCCAGAGGAGGCCAAGAAATTGATCGAAGAGCTTCTCAAAGACAATGGGATCGATTATTCTTACTCTGTCACCTCCAAGTTCGCGATTTTTCGCTCCGGGAACCTGCCAG GCTATCCCAGACAATGA
- the LOC142614146 gene encoding uncharacterized protein LOC142614146 isoform X1: MEVVGLSSMENNMWVFSVLESMVVETVLAAGKSLACLIMVTGSLLNDISVSPKLTAMDGRFPFEELHKRQRPDQENKDGSETEDDDDDGDDDDDANDQDDDAGDEDFSGEEGEDEGDPEDDPEANGDGGSDDEDDDDDDGDDEDDDEDGEDEEEDEEDDEDEEVPQPPSKKRK, from the exons ATGGAGGTGGTGGGTTTGAGCTCTATGGAGAATAACATGTGGGTTTTCTCTGTTTTGGAATCTATGGTGGTAGAGACTGTTCTTGCTGCTGGAAAGTCTCTTGCTTGCCTTATCATGGTG ACTGGATCACTGCTGAATGATATCAGTGTGTCACCAAAATTGACTGCAATGGATGGAAG GTTTCCTTTTGAAGAACTTCACAAAAGGCAACGTCCTGATCAGGAAAACAAAGACGGTAGTGAAACAGaggatgacgatgatgatggcgatgatgatgatgatgctaatGATCAGGATGATGATGCTGGTGATGAGGACTTCTCTGGTGAGGAAGGGGAGGATGAAGGAGATCCTGAGGATGATCCTGAGGCCAATGGTGACGGAGGAAGTGATGACGAGGACGACGACgacgatgatggtgatgatgaagatgatgatgaggatgggGAGGACGAAGAGgaggatgaagaagatgatgaggaCGAGGAGGTTCCCCAGCCACcttcaaaaaagagaaagtga
- the LOC142614146 gene encoding uncharacterized protein LOC142614146 isoform X2 gives MEVVGLSSMENNMWVFSVLESMVVETVLAAGKSLACLIMTGSLLNDISVSPKLTAMDGRFPFEELHKRQRPDQENKDGSETEDDDDDGDDDDDANDQDDDAGDEDFSGEEGEDEGDPEDDPEANGDGGSDDEDDDDDDGDDEDDDEDGEDEEEDEEDDEDEEVPQPPSKKRK, from the exons ATGGAGGTGGTGGGTTTGAGCTCTATGGAGAATAACATGTGGGTTTTCTCTGTTTTGGAATCTATGGTGGTAGAGACTGTTCTTGCTGCTGGAAAGTCTCTTGCTTGCCTTATCATG ACTGGATCACTGCTGAATGATATCAGTGTGTCACCAAAATTGACTGCAATGGATGGAAG GTTTCCTTTTGAAGAACTTCACAAAAGGCAACGTCCTGATCAGGAAAACAAAGACGGTAGTGAAACAGaggatgacgatgatgatggcgatgatgatgatgatgctaatGATCAGGATGATGATGCTGGTGATGAGGACTTCTCTGGTGAGGAAGGGGAGGATGAAGGAGATCCTGAGGATGATCCTGAGGCCAATGGTGACGGAGGAAGTGATGACGAGGACGACGACgacgatgatggtgatgatgaagatgatgatgaggatgggGAGGACGAAGAGgaggatgaagaagatgatgaggaCGAGGAGGTTCCCCAGCCACcttcaaaaaagagaaagtga